A window from Treponema sp. J25 encodes these proteins:
- a CDS encoding aminotransferase class I/II-fold pyridoxal phosphate-dependent enzyme → MNKYEHFETATLHGGQEPDPTTLSRAVPVYRTSSYVFKSADHAARLFALKEFGNIYSRLGNPTNEVLEQRVSILEGGAASVAVSSGTSAIFYAIITLAKAGDEIISAPNLYGGTYTMFDAILPDLGITVRFADHRDPESFDRLVTEKTRAFYIETIGNPVLDVIDIEAVAAIAKKHHLPLIVDGTFTTPYLLRTIEHGANIVINSLTKWMGGHGTAIGGIMTDAGNFDWSDPRFSLFTQPDRNYHGLRWALDLPPELARIAFALRFRTVPLRNLGACLSPDNAWIFLQGLETLHLRMSRHSENALQVAQFLAKHPKVAWVRYPGLPTDPTYPIAQRYLKRGFGGMVVFGPRGGKAAAERFIDGLRLFSHLANVGDAKSLALHPASTSHSQLTEEQQREGGLSPDLVRLSIGLESIEDIIGDIEQSLGRI, encoded by the coding sequence ATGAACAAATACGAACATTTTGAAACCGCCACTTTACACGGTGGCCAGGAACCGGATCCCACCACCCTTTCCCGGGCGGTACCGGTGTATCGAACCAGTAGTTATGTGTTTAAAAGTGCGGACCACGCGGCCCGACTCTTTGCACTCAAGGAATTTGGGAATATTTACAGCCGCCTGGGCAACCCTACCAACGAGGTGTTGGAACAGCGGGTCAGTATTCTTGAAGGGGGAGCCGCATCGGTGGCGGTTTCTTCAGGGACCAGCGCCATCTTTTATGCGATTATAACCTTAGCAAAGGCGGGGGACGAAATCATCTCTGCCCCCAACCTGTACGGCGGCACCTATACCATGTTCGATGCGATTCTGCCGGACCTGGGGATTACCGTACGTTTTGCGGACCACCGGGACCCCGAAAGCTTCGATCGACTGGTCACCGAAAAAACCCGGGCGTTTTATATCGAAACCATCGGGAACCCTGTCCTCGATGTGATCGACATCGAAGCGGTGGCGGCCATCGCAAAAAAACATCACCTGCCCCTCATCGTCGACGGGACCTTCACCACCCCCTACCTTCTTAGAACCATCGAACATGGGGCAAATATTGTCATTAATTCCCTTACCAAGTGGATGGGAGGGCATGGGACCGCCATTGGAGGCATCATGACCGATGCGGGCAATTTTGACTGGTCCGACCCCCGGTTTAGCCTTTTTACCCAGCCAGATCGAAACTATCATGGCCTGCGCTGGGCCCTGGATTTACCCCCAGAACTCGCCCGGATTGCCTTTGCCCTCCGATTCCGTACCGTTCCCCTGCGCAATCTGGGGGCCTGTCTTTCACCGGACAATGCCTGGATCTTTCTCCAGGGTTTAGAGACGCTCCACCTGCGCATGAGCCGGCACAGCGAAAACGCTTTACAGGTAGCCCAGTTCCTGGCCAAGCATCCTAAGGTAGCCTGGGTACGCTATCCGGGACTTCCCACTGACCCCACCTATCCCATAGCCCAGCGGTACCTGAAACGGGGTTTTGGGGGAATGGTGGTCTTCGGTCCCAGGGGAGGGAAAGCGGCAGCGGAGCGTTTCATCGATGGGTTGCGCCTCTTTTCTCACCTGGCAAACGTGGGGGATGCGAAGAGTCTTGCCCTACATCCCGCGTCCACGAGCCACTCCCAGCTTACCGAAGAGCAGCAACGGGAAGGGGGCCTCAGTCCCGATCTGGTTCGGCTTTCCATCGGCCTTGAATCGATAGAGGATATTATTGGCGATATTGAACAAAGCCTGGGAAGGATATAA
- the metA gene encoding homoserine O-succinyltransferase codes for MPVRIPDNLPARSVLETENIFVMTYERAIHQDIRPLRIAVLNLMPTKIVTETQLLRLLGNTALQVDVRFIRMASHDSKNTPQEHLETFYETTDEILGERFDGLVITGAPVETLPFEEVDYWEELVRIMDWSVTNVWSTLHICWGAQAGLYHHFGIPKYPVSEKVFGIFKHRLLKPLEPLVRGFDEEFYAPQSRHTEIREEDVAQHPLLKILATSEESGLYLISSRDRRMIFVTGHPEYDRLTLKAEYDRDRERGLPIRIPRHYFPDDDPGRTPIMNWRAHAHLLYANWLNYCVYQETPYDLAELTPAERGHIPVETSLASASPMPR; via the coding sequence ATGCCCGTACGTATTCCTGACAACCTTCCTGCTCGTTCGGTCTTAGAGACAGAAAATATCTTTGTCATGACCTATGAGCGGGCGATTCACCAGGATATCCGACCTCTGCGTATTGCGGTGCTTAACCTCATGCCCACAAAGATTGTTACCGAAACCCAACTGTTACGCCTGCTGGGGAATACGGCGCTCCAGGTGGATGTTCGCTTTATTCGGATGGCAAGCCATGATTCAAAAAACACTCCCCAGGAACACCTGGAGACTTTTTACGAAACCACCGATGAGATCCTTGGGGAGCGGTTCGATGGTCTTGTGATTACCGGGGCTCCCGTAGAAACCCTTCCCTTTGAGGAGGTCGATTACTGGGAAGAATTAGTCCGTATCATGGACTGGAGCGTTACCAACGTGTGGTCTACTCTGCATATCTGCTGGGGAGCCCAGGCAGGGTTGTACCATCATTTTGGAATACCCAAGTATCCGGTGTCCGAAAAGGTTTTTGGGATCTTTAAACATCGCCTTTTGAAACCCCTCGAACCACTAGTGCGGGGCTTTGATGAAGAATTCTATGCGCCCCAGTCACGGCATACCGAAATTCGGGAAGAGGATGTGGCACAACATCCCCTGCTTAAAATACTTGCAACCTCTGAAGAATCGGGACTCTATCTGATAAGTTCCCGGGACCGCCGGATGATTTTTGTTACCGGCCACCCCGAATATGACCGACTCACCCTGAAAGCAGAATACGACCGGGACCGGGAACGGGGGCTCCCCATAAGAATTCCCCGCCACTATTTCCCTGACGACGATCCAGGCCGTACCCCCATTATGAACTGGCGGGCCCACGCACACCTTTTGTACGCCAACTGGCTTAACTATTGCGTGTATCAGGAAACCCCCTACGATTTAGCGGAACTCACCCCCGCAGAACGGGGTCATATACCAGTAGAAACGAGCCTTGCCTCCGCAAGTCCGATGCCCCGCTAG
- a CDS encoding sensor domain-containing diguanylate cyclase, which yields MNDRPYSVGKRMLLFTGFFSCILILALTLHFYYGMYPYLQESSKSFLQEKNRSLNNFIEAYFNEMIHTLQMLASYPELLSSSQGAKEHQQLVVQYLSAVKKFNTHVYRVYSIYRDGTILAPDPMPKNNGSIQSFSWYLERLPQLQQEDLFIGFLQQDPSSGDALLSLLHRLIHPEYGFVGLLVIDSRVENIVDQLKFRSSFYTSSYSFILDKNLICLAHPRQELIGVHFLDTVKLRSAFGKSLFFNYDFEGIRKIAYASYLENSGWYLVTTVNEEELFSPIIKIMLVYVLEIIVLVLIFSVIFYYFWNHEILEPLRSLREYVYTVIHNDSLVESGITLSLPNHEIGQIAQYIGKLTSQSLYQKNQELLEKNKLLESLAIHDFLTGLFNRRKIEELLKTEYERCVRYNTSLSLILYDIDFFKNVNDSYGHQEGDRVLKELTLLISHNIRKTDMHGRWGGEEFLVILPETPISVVQEVAEKLRKVVESHDFELPQHITISAGVTVVQTDETLDKVLQRLDSALYMAKKTGRNRVHAEWPENGYV from the coding sequence ATGAATGATCGGCCCTATTCGGTAGGGAAAAGGATGCTTCTTTTTACGGGATTCTTTTCCTGTATTCTCATTCTTGCCTTGACCCTGCATTTTTACTATGGTATGTATCCCTATCTTCAGGAAAGTTCAAAAAGCTTTTTACAGGAGAAGAATCGTAGCCTAAATAATTTTATAGAGGCCTATTTTAATGAGATGATTCATACCCTGCAGATGTTAGCTTCTTATCCAGAGTTGTTGTCTTCTTCCCAGGGAGCCAAAGAGCATCAGCAATTAGTGGTGCAATACCTTTCAGCGGTTAAAAAGTTTAATACCCACGTATACCGGGTGTACAGTATATATCGAGATGGGACAATCCTAGCCCCTGATCCGATGCCGAAAAACAATGGGAGCATCCAGAGTTTTTCCTGGTATTTAGAAAGGCTTCCTCAATTACAACAGGAGGATCTCTTTATTGGATTCTTGCAGCAAGACCCCTCTTCTGGGGATGCCCTTTTGTCATTGCTCCATCGCCTTATACATCCTGAATATGGTTTTGTGGGACTTCTTGTTATTGATAGCCGGGTAGAGAATATTGTAGATCAACTAAAATTTCGATCCAGTTTTTATACTTCTTCGTATAGTTTTATTTTGGATAAAAACCTGATATGTCTTGCCCATCCTCGGCAGGAACTCATAGGGGTGCATTTTCTGGATACGGTAAAGCTGCGTAGTGCCTTTGGCAAGTCTCTTTTTTTTAATTATGATTTTGAAGGAATACGAAAGATTGCCTACGCTTCATATCTAGAGAATAGCGGATGGTATCTGGTTACTACCGTTAATGAAGAGGAATTATTTTCTCCCATAATAAAAATTATGTTAGTGTATGTTTTAGAGATAATTGTGTTAGTTCTTATCTTTAGTGTTATTTTTTATTATTTCTGGAACCATGAAATTCTTGAGCCCCTTCGGAGTCTCCGTGAATATGTATATACGGTAATTCATAATGATTCGCTAGTAGAATCAGGGATAACGCTTTCATTGCCAAACCATGAAATAGGGCAAATTGCCCAATACATTGGCAAGTTAACAAGTCAATCGTTGTATCAGAAAAATCAAGAGCTCTTAGAAAAGAATAAGCTTCTAGAATCATTAGCAATCCATGATTTTTTAACGGGTCTCTTTAACAGAAGAAAAATCGAAGAGCTTTTAAAAACAGAGTATGAACGATGTGTCCGCTACAACACTTCCCTGAGCCTTATCCTGTATGATATTGATTTCTTTAAGAACGTAAACGATAGCTATGGGCATCAAGAGGGTGATAGGGTTTTGAAGGAACTTACCTTACTTATTTCTCATAATATCCGTAAAACCGATATGCATGGTCGGTGGGGAGGAGAAGAATTCCTGGTGATCCTGCCTGAAACTCCCATCTCTGTTGTTCAGGAAGTAGCAGAAAAATTACGGAAAGTTGTAGAATCCCACGATTTTGAGCTTCCCCAGCACATAACGATAAGTGCGGGGGTAACCGTTGTACAAACCGATGAAACTCTAGATAAGGTGCTCCAGCGGCTTGACTCGGCGTTATATATGGCTAAGAAGACAGGAAGAAATAGGGTGCACGCGGAATGGCCGGAAAACGGCTACGTTTAA
- a CDS encoding methyltransferase domain-containing protein, which translates to MNMRCPFCLEPALRERHTKKSLLTGEIIYYYRCSACGSYRQVPYPTQDVLDAYYQQYPEIKEILNAGYLDPQGYAVLQKERDMTLQELRFPLERIKNHTNAELGCANGMFLHYLYEKGGRDIIGLDISTPLLEQIPPGRYRIYKGGLEQLPSDSVDNLFLFHILEHLSDMESCFFHLRRVLKEEGLVVLEVPVAGWISERQGEGWRFFMADEHLNIPTYQGLRHFLKRQNIRILHTTRFGSGHTRGSISPLKKAFFDWAAKTFNYGDRIALLLCKDKKI; encoded by the coding sequence ATGAACATGCGCTGCCCCTTCTGCCTGGAGCCCGCTCTGAGAGAACGGCATACAAAAAAGTCCCTTCTTACCGGTGAAATCATATATTATTATCGATGCAGCGCCTGTGGTTCCTACCGACAGGTTCCCTATCCCACTCAGGATGTTCTTGATGCCTATTATCAACAGTACCCCGAAATTAAAGAAATTCTTAATGCGGGCTACTTAGATCCCCAGGGATATGCGGTCCTCCAAAAAGAACGGGATATGACCCTCCAGGAGCTTCGTTTTCCCCTGGAGAGAATAAAAAATCATACGAACGCCGAGCTGGGTTGCGCCAACGGGATGTTTCTCCACTATCTTTACGAAAAGGGGGGACGGGATATCATCGGCCTGGATATATCAACGCCCTTACTGGAACAAATTCCTCCGGGGAGATATCGTATCTACAAGGGTGGCCTTGAGCAACTTCCCTCCGATTCGGTAGATAATCTCTTTCTTTTCCACATTCTTGAGCACCTCTCCGATATGGAATCCTGTTTTTTTCACCTTCGACGGGTATTAAAAGAGGAGGGCCTTGTTGTTCTCGAAGTACCCGTTGCAGGATGGATCTCCGAACGCCAGGGTGAGGGGTGGCGTTTTTTCATGGCCGATGAACACCTGAACATTCCCACCTACCAGGGGTTGCGTCATTTCTTAAAACGACAGAATATCCGTATTCTGCACACGACCCGCTTTGGTAGTGGTCATACCCGGGGAAGTATTTCTCCTCTCAAAAAGGCTTTTTTCGATTGGGCCGCTAAAACCTTTAACTATGGAGATCGCATAGCCCTTCTTTTATGTAAAGACAAAAAGATATAA
- a CDS encoding glycine cleavage system H protein, with protein MHIDTSARYSKEHLWVRKEGSLFVVGLTHHALRSLGDIVYIELPRVAHHYEAGAVWGVIESAKAAQDLIMPLAGTVIAVNKALEKHPEWIGHDCYGKGWIFQLQGEKPEQFSGLLSPEEYRTFIGEF; from the coding sequence ATGCATATCGATACCAGCGCCCGGTACAGCAAGGAACACCTCTGGGTCCGAAAAGAAGGGAGCCTCTTTGTGGTGGGGCTTACCCATCATGCCCTGCGATCCCTCGGGGATATCGTGTATATCGAACTTCCCCGGGTAGCCCATCATTACGAAGCAGGAGCGGTGTGGGGAGTAATCGAATCGGCAAAGGCCGCGCAGGATCTTATCATGCCCCTTGCAGGAACGGTGATCGCCGTTAATAAGGCCCTGGAGAAACATCCCGAATGGATAGGTCACGATTGTTACGGAAAGGGCTGGATATTCCAACTGCAAGGGGAGAAGCCAGAACAATTTTCCGGCCTCCTATCCCCCGAAGAGTACCGGACTTTTATCGGCGAATTCTGA
- a CDS encoding BMP family ABC transporter substrate-binding protein translates to MKILRVPEKRGSKFLFVGIGFILSAALAVAGGVRDSQGSGANTGGTPKKASIAVFVPGVTAGSPVYEMLVKGVERAIQENPGVALKILEAGYNQAEWETKLTSLAATGQYDLIVSSNPALPALCAQVAKKFPRQKFLLLDGELAGNPQIYTLRYNQREQGYMAGYLAALYVQDLARRSGNAGKTVSKRLGLLAGQEYPAMNEIILPGFRSGAQAVDPAFEVDFRVLGNWYDASKAGELARSMIRGGAQVILPIAGGGNQGVLQAAEEAAIKVLWFDVNGYALKPGVVIGSSILRQDRAAYEKVTLYLQDKLPFGKADLVGVREGYVDFVDDDPLYLQAVPAAVRESMGNLLARLRKGELIIPEREK, encoded by the coding sequence ATGAAGATCCTGAGGGTACCCGAAAAGAGGGGTAGCAAGTTTTTGTTTGTAGGGATTGGTTTTATTCTGTCCGCCGCATTGGCCGTGGCAGGGGGTGTACGCGATAGCCAGGGTTCCGGTGCGAATACAGGAGGAACTCCTAAAAAAGCCTCCATTGCCGTCTTTGTGCCCGGAGTTACCGCCGGAAGCCCCGTTTATGAGATGCTGGTAAAAGGGGTGGAACGGGCAATACAGGAGAATCCGGGGGTGGCCCTTAAAATCCTGGAGGCCGGGTATAACCAGGCCGAATGGGAAACAAAGCTCACAAGCCTTGCCGCCACGGGTCAATATGACCTTATCGTATCGTCTAACCCGGCCCTTCCTGCGCTGTGTGCTCAGGTGGCTAAAAAGTTTCCCCGCCAGAAATTCTTATTACTTGATGGGGAACTCGCGGGTAATCCCCAGATCTATACCCTCCGGTATAACCAGCGAGAACAGGGATATATGGCAGGGTACCTGGCGGCTTTGTATGTTCAGGATCTGGCCCGGCGATCCGGTAATGCCGGAAAAACCGTGAGTAAGCGGCTTGGGCTTCTGGCAGGCCAGGAGTACCCCGCCATGAATGAGATTATCCTGCCCGGTTTTCGGTCAGGGGCCCAGGCGGTGGATCCCGCCTTCGAAGTGGATTTCCGGGTGCTGGGGAACTGGTATGATGCTTCCAAAGCGGGAGAACTGGCCCGCAGCATGATCCGGGGCGGGGCTCAGGTTATTCTCCCCATCGCAGGAGGGGGAAATCAGGGGGTGCTGCAGGCCGCGGAAGAAGCCGCCATTAAGGTCCTCTGGTTTGATGTTAACGGTTATGCCCTAAAGCCTGGCGTGGTGATCGGGAGCTCTATCCTTCGGCAAGACCGGGCGGCCTACGAAAAGGTGACCCTGTATTTGCAGGACAAGCTTCCCTTTGGGAAGGCGGATCTGGTGGGAGTAAGGGAGGGCTATGTGGACTTTGTAGACGATGACCCACTCTATCTCCAGGCAGTGCCTGCGGCGGTCCGCGAATCGATGGGGAACCTCCTTGCCCGCCTGCGAAAGGGAGAACTCATTATTCCGGAACGGGAAAAATAG
- a CDS encoding ATP-binding cassette domain-containing protein — MIELDRVYKYFPSNGVFAVQDVSVLFRPGEIHAMVGENGAGKSTLMHILAGALAPSAGEIRLDGKPRRFFSPADALEAGIGMVVQHPVLVPEISIWEYCVLGAEPGFPLFLDRKKGAQQVQTLSDRWGFGLNVHWNTDGLTVSQRQKTALLALLWHRTRYLILDEPTAVLSAQETEHLFELLRKLRDEGIGIIFISHKIQEVLHLADRISILRKGRLVGTYAVGEYAENTLFHLIMEAMSGKEARKDLAAAARETDYPSLQSLPVQNESTEAILEVAHVEVHEEGYASLWDLSFSAGGGEILGITGVREGGLETLEQVLAGFIRPRRGTIRFGEEDLLNPGGPLRVRALGGVYVASERWGVAMAPQLSLWESLVIHAHRRYIRPFLRPLQILDFKALEEWVQRIMEQAGVTGSPYQGTHSFSGGQLQRLLIYRELQEPCRWALLSEPFRGLDFENQEIIIEQLQSLARRGILLIVMSTDVDLLFRVCTRILVVSHGRIRLDRPLPTTEPTDYSPANERLYQDIIYAMNG, encoded by the coding sequence GTGATAGAACTAGACCGGGTTTACAAATATTTTCCCAGCAACGGGGTCTTTGCCGTTCAGGATGTGTCGGTGCTCTTTCGCCCCGGGGAAATTCATGCCATGGTGGGAGAAAATGGGGCGGGGAAATCCACGTTGATGCATATCCTGGCGGGGGCCCTGGCTCCCAGTGCGGGGGAAATTCGGCTCGATGGCAAACCCCGGCGTTTCTTCTCGCCGGCGGATGCCCTTGAAGCGGGCATTGGGATGGTGGTGCAACATCCGGTTCTGGTCCCGGAAATTTCTATCTGGGAATACTGTGTCCTCGGGGCTGAGCCTGGCTTCCCCTTATTTCTTGACCGAAAAAAAGGAGCCCAGCAGGTCCAGACTCTTTCGGATCGATGGGGTTTTGGACTGAATGTGCACTGGAACACCGATGGTCTTACGGTCAGTCAGCGCCAGAAAACGGCCCTTCTGGCGTTGCTCTGGCATAGGACGCGGTATCTTATTCTCGATGAACCTACGGCGGTGTTGTCTGCGCAGGAAACAGAGCACCTCTTTGAACTTCTTAGAAAGCTCCGGGATGAAGGAATAGGAATTATTTTTATTTCCCATAAGATTCAAGAGGTGCTCCATCTGGCAGATCGCATAAGCATTCTGCGAAAGGGCCGGCTGGTGGGAACCTATGCGGTTGGTGAGTATGCAGAGAATACCTTGTTTCATCTCATCATGGAAGCAATGTCAGGAAAGGAAGCAAGAAAGGACCTAGCCGCAGCGGCGCGTGAAACAGATTATCCTTCCCTGCAATCTTTACCGGTACAAAATGAGTCCACCGAGGCAATCCTGGAGGTAGCCCATGTGGAAGTCCATGAGGAAGGCTACGCTTCTCTCTGGGACCTTTCGTTTTCCGCCGGCGGTGGAGAAATTCTGGGTATTACGGGGGTTCGGGAAGGAGGTCTTGAAACCCTGGAGCAGGTTCTGGCGGGCTTTATTAGGCCCCGCAGGGGTACAATCCGTTTTGGGGAAGAGGACCTTTTGAATCCCGGCGGCCCCTTACGGGTAAGGGCCCTGGGGGGCGTATATGTGGCCAGTGAACGCTGGGGAGTTGCCATGGCGCCCCAGCTTAGCCTCTGGGAGAGCCTCGTGATCCATGCCCATCGCCGGTATATTCGACCCTTCCTGAGACCGTTGCAAATTCTGGATTTCAAGGCCCTCGAGGAATGGGTACAGCGTATTATGGAGCAGGCCGGGGTAACGGGTTCGCCGTATCAGGGGACCCATTCCTTTTCCGGAGGTCAATTACAGCGCCTCTTGATATATCGAGAGTTGCAGGAACCCTGTCGATGGGCTCTCTTATCGGAACCCTTCCGGGGCCTGGATTTTGAGAATCAGGAGATAATTATTGAACAGTTGCAGAGCCTCGCTCGTCGAGGAATTCTTTTGATTGTGATGAGTACGGACGTGGACCTTCTATTCCGGGTATGCACCCGTATCCTTGTGGTAAGTCACGGCCGTATACGGCTTGATCGGCCATTACCTACCACCGAACCAACCGATTATTCCCCCGCCAATGAGCGGTTGTATCAAGACATCATCTATGCTATGAACGGATGA
- a CDS encoding ABC transporter permease, with amino-acid sequence MSVRGLLLSWGGLLLITLVVISLASPDAFSTVKAFFITPWSSPWFVGNLLDLFSLYLLTSLGITMAFVGGTFNLGGEAQMYWGGITASLVLLRLPEGSSPFLSLLLASLVAAGTGALLGSVSGVLKRFYGADELITTFLLSLAVAPIGDYLLSGPLRDPAGNLLATPRFAPERRLPLLLPPSTLNGSLLIACCMLGIILFFLYRTGWGYRYRIGGASPAFSRYGGNNPLALIIPSLTVSGALHGLAGFGAVAGTAGLCHQGFSGGIGWTAITVALVARTIPLALVPSALLFAWLKTGSEIAQLQGSLDMDAATLIQALVLLLVTVQIRGDLAERLEKFLKGFPFDRWKRSPGGTTK; translated from the coding sequence ATGTCTGTGAGGGGACTCCTCCTGTCCTGGGGCGGGCTTTTGCTCATCACCCTGGTGGTGATAAGCCTTGCAAGTCCCGACGCTTTTTCCACTGTAAAGGCCTTCTTTATCACTCCCTGGAGTTCTCCCTGGTTCGTGGGGAACCTTCTGGATCTGTTTAGTCTTTACCTGCTTACCTCCTTGGGAATCACGATGGCCTTTGTAGGGGGCACCTTTAACCTTGGCGGAGAAGCCCAGATGTACTGGGGAGGTATAACGGCCTCCCTGGTCTTGCTCCGGCTTCCGGAGGGAAGCTCCCCCTTTCTTTCTCTGTTGTTAGCCTCCCTGGTAGCCGCCGGGACCGGCGCCCTTCTGGGGAGTGTAAGTGGCGTACTTAAGCGTTTCTATGGGGCCGATGAACTTATTACCACCTTTTTGCTGTCCCTCGCGGTGGCCCCCATAGGGGATTACCTCTTATCGGGGCCCCTGCGGGATCCGGCGGGCAATCTGCTGGCCACCCCCCGTTTTGCGCCAGAGCGACGACTTCCGCTGTTGTTGCCCCCTTCCACTTTAAATGGGTCTCTCCTTATCGCCTGTTGTATGCTGGGCATCATCCTTTTCTTTTTGTATCGAACAGGCTGGGGGTACCGCTACCGCATTGGTGGGGCAAGTCCTGCCTTTAGTCGCTACGGAGGCAACAACCCCCTGGCCCTGATAATCCCTTCCCTGACTGTTTCGGGGGCCCTCCATGGGCTCGCTGGTTTTGGTGCGGTGGCAGGAACCGCGGGCCTCTGTCATCAGGGGTTCTCCGGCGGCATAGGATGGACCGCTATTACGGTTGCCCTGGTGGCTCGTACCATCCCTCTTGCGCTTGTTCCATCGGCGCTTCTCTTTGCCTGGCTTAAAACGGGTTCAGAAATTGCTCAACTTCAGGGATCTCTTGATATGGATGCGGCTACCCTTATTCAGGCTCTGGTGCTTCTTCTGGTGACGGTTCAAATACGAGGGGACCTGGCGGAAAGATTGGAAAAATTTCTGAAGGGCTTTCCCTTCGATCGATGGAAGCGTTCCCCCGGAGGTACTACAAAATGA